From one Planctomycetia bacterium genomic stretch:
- a CDS encoding flavoprotein: MSNILLGVTGSVAAIKTPDLLSALRARGHEVRVVATRAALYFFDPAGWPDGTLATDDDEWPRRSAGERYQREDPVLHIELRRWADALVIAPMDANTLGKLASGLADNCLTCVARAWDVGRPVIVAPAMNTHMWEHPATRRQLAQLAADYGVPVTEGSDLDAILEAAQSHAGTLTIVAPQVKELACGDIGLGAMADVEAIVFATQAALSLV; encoded by the coding sequence ATGTCCAATATTCTCCTCGGCGTGACCGGTTCCGTGGCGGCGATCAAGACGCCGGACCTGCTTTCGGCGCTGCGCGCTCGCGGGCATGAAGTGCGGGTCGTGGCGACGCGAGCGGCGTTGTATTTTTTCGATCCCGCCGGCTGGCCGGACGGCACGCTTGCGACTGACGACGACGAGTGGCCGCGCCGAAGCGCCGGCGAGCGCTACCAGCGCGAGGATCCGGTGCTGCACATCGAACTGCGGCGCTGGGCCGACGCGCTGGTGATCGCGCCGATGGACGCCAACACGCTGGGAAAGCTCGCCTCCGGATTAGCTGACAATTGTTTGACCTGCGTCGCCCGCGCCTGGGACGTGGGGCGGCCGGTGATCGTGGCCCCGGCGATGAACACGCACATGTGGGAACATCCCGCGACGCGCCGGCAGTTGGCACAATTGGCCGCGGACTACGGCGTGCCCGTGACGGAGGGGAGCGACTTGGATGCCATCCTCGAAGCTGCGCAGTCGCACGCTGGCACGTTGACGATCGTCGCACCGCAAGTCAAAGAACTGGCCTGCGGCGACATCGGCCTGGGCGCGATGGCCGACGTGGAAGCAATCGTCTTCGCCACGCAGGCGGCGCTCTCACTCGTTTGA
- a CDS encoding Rrf2 family transcriptional regulator — protein sequence MNISRSVSYAVGILLKVAQDGGDGPLTAAQIAKGAKFPPRFLYRVLRRLVDAQLLRGVSGPGGGYLLARPTTKINLLEIIIAVEGAHESMQLHAVHPRDRGAIIAINAALTKEHATMDRGLKKLTLAKIARGKPGK from the coding sequence ATGAACATTTCCCGTTCGGTCAGCTATGCCGTCGGTATTCTACTCAAAGTTGCCCAAGACGGCGGCGACGGTCCGCTGACCGCGGCGCAGATCGCGAAGGGAGCGAAATTTCCACCGCGATTTCTGTATCGCGTGTTGCGCCGGCTGGTCGACGCTCAGTTGCTGCGCGGCGTTTCGGGTCCGGGCGGCGGGTACTTGTTGGCGCGACCCACGACGAAGATCAACCTGCTGGAGATCATCATCGCCGTGGAAGGCGCGCACGAATCGATGCAACTGCACGCCGTGCATCCGCGCGATCGCGGCGCTATAATCGCTATTAACGCTGCGCTCACGAAAGAACACGCCACCATGGATCGCGGGCTGAAAAAACTGACCTTGGCGAAAATCGCTCGCGGCAAACCGGGGAAATGA
- a CDS encoding HU family DNA-binding protein, whose product MAKAAAKKPAAKAPSKSEIFASISEATELSKKDVAAVFEALGTEIKKAMGNRGSGVFQIPGMIKIVKKKVPARPAQKNVKNPFTGELQDRPAKPAYNKVKVLALKALKSMA is encoded by the coding sequence ATGGCGAAAGCCGCTGCAAAGAAACCGGCCGCGAAGGCCCCGTCGAAGAGTGAAATTTTCGCCTCGATCTCGGAAGCCACCGAGCTGTCGAAGAAGGACGTGGCCGCCGTCTTCGAAGCCCTCGGCACGGAAATCAAGAAGGCGATGGGCAACCGTGGATCGGGCGTGTTCCAGATCCCGGGCATGATCAAGATCGTGAAGAAGAAGGTTCCCGCCCGCCCGGCGCAGAAGAACGTCAAGAATCCGTTCACCGGCGAACTGCAAGATCGCCCCGCGAAGCCGGCCTACAACAAGGTCAAGGTGCTCGCGCTCAAGGCCCTGAAGTCGATGGCCTAA
- a CDS encoding PQQ-binding-like beta-propeller repeat protein encodes MPRRMWYAVALMAGCGLWIRGSVAQQAPAPAPQQWQALHGAQMRMQLQQKLLQQRVQRQVIGVDGEIETGEGYAFREDRETLTVLRKAGELREQKRFAEAVEALGRLLEAGEDHFIKPEAGSSIYRSAKTKARQALADMPAEGRDSYELQFGAVARQSLDEAVARGDIEALAEVARRFYHTQAGYEATFLLGMHHADHGRPLAAAHVWRPLVNLEDARKSEFEPLLSLLYARALLESGRTMEAQAQLVAARQRHGNVEINLAGEALPWFEQDDQALAWLQRLSSGAPVNNLPNDWTQFRGGPARNEASRGGTPLLAYRWRVPTANDDPAVERAVEQMHRTYRDENLTTLPGLHPLAVGNTVLMRSARNLLAIDFATGKRLWEVPTDNPFESLPSGTSRASGQDSSQALFELLERRLWDDAIYGTLSSDGKLVFAVEPVENDGSAYTGRIVFGANPRMQVQSMFGNGPVQANRLTAFEITTGKLKWEIGGPKGNYPLEQAGAFFLGPPLPLFGRLYVLAEIEGEMRLLALEAATGALAWSQQIAVGAQEFLNDQVPHLSGAMPSYADGVLICPTSAGTVVAVDLSTRSLLWGVHYPRQLEQWMYGQTRNALIQMNLFPGARDAQAQLRWTDATATIADGRVLLTCPDSDKLVCHDLLTGAKLWEAPQEDGLYIACVEDGRVLLVGATKLRSLDLQDGRERWAPHGVKLPEGTSPTGHGFLSDHIYYLPTSAGEVLGIRVADGETASVARPMSSVRGARAERSSLGNLICHRGSVLSHSVEQLECFDQLDSLSERTAAILAATPDDPKALMRMGEIQLQRQDYAAAVASLRRAWELDADEATRKLLIDAYLTVLEQDFAALRDQLPAVEAVVKEPAERGAYLRLKADGLESVGDRVAAFVAYQELADLSDAWSDKELEPVKPHWEVRRERLVRAHLERLHQSAAEAGDEPAVKQMLSLVDEAWRKSEAVGDRESVERFVAFYGGFATAEEARFRLAEARAAAGEWLAAELLLMDLEQSPRGEIARRAWARHAQLLADAGRPDDAATYYARLTGEWADELCGPESTGRQCFEALPAEHVIRTLLDQRPSFPMGAVKVAEQDQEFDPSNARTPVDIEGQRGPFFRTTSLFVTHSTQRSTVSADDGLGNKVWSLPLQDPSQSELPIIAPNAGLSQGRVHGHLAVVSYGYHLFAIDPLGSQKSNDPRVLWRADLNDGMPGMGRSQGIIQQQATQRFAPPRFYAADQFNRRIGNTACLGEIGLVYQRGRVLCCVSPVTGQLQWTRDDVPPGSDLFGDGDVLCVIPPGQDALLLDAVDGHELGRRKVPPQDQRVQTLGRCLLSWTDLGAKGALRFHDLLEDREIWSEEFPVRAKAWLVDGESIGVFAPEGRFVLLNIADGKKLVDEALDEERKVSDVYVFPSRDQYNLLVTHTVDRRRRSRVSPVSGSYNNPAVIINGKLYGFSRATGKKLWDKPYLIEDQGMLLKQPVELPILVFLSQNNEANRPGRKQGKLLCLDKRTGRVAYEETFNVTGNDSLGGMRVTGDVEKRTVIVATTGKTVELEFTDAPAAPEPPDAAGDLQAKKSGTGAGFLFSALKALGQASQELRAPLDRAQIELVDEAVEAAFDEVDPDGDVPPFDDVEAIEDDPFEEGPAEGAEPNLEEAAPNSPPEEAP; translated from the coding sequence ATGCCTCGCCGAATGTGGTACGCCGTGGCGCTTATGGCGGGATGCGGCCTCTGGATCCGCGGTAGCGTCGCTCAACAGGCGCCCGCGCCGGCGCCGCAGCAATGGCAGGCCCTGCACGGCGCGCAGATGCGGATGCAGTTGCAGCAAAAGTTGCTGCAGCAGCGCGTCCAGCGGCAGGTCATCGGCGTTGACGGCGAGATCGAGACCGGCGAAGGCTATGCGTTCCGCGAAGATCGCGAGACCCTCACTGTCCTCCGCAAAGCGGGCGAACTGCGCGAGCAAAAGCGCTTCGCCGAAGCGGTCGAAGCCTTGGGGCGCTTGCTCGAAGCTGGCGAAGACCATTTCATCAAGCCTGAGGCCGGCAGCAGTATTTATCGCAGCGCGAAGACCAAAGCCCGCCAGGCCCTGGCGGACATGCCGGCCGAGGGGCGCGATAGTTACGAACTGCAATTCGGCGCGGTCGCGCGGCAATCACTCGACGAAGCGGTCGCGCGTGGCGATATCGAAGCCCTGGCGGAAGTCGCTCGGCGCTTCTATCACACGCAGGCCGGTTACGAGGCGACGTTCCTGTTGGGCATGCATCATGCCGACCACGGACGGCCTTTGGCGGCGGCGCATGTGTGGCGTCCGCTCGTGAATTTGGAAGACGCTCGTAAGTCTGAATTCGAGCCGCTGTTGAGTTTGTTGTACGCCCGGGCGCTCCTGGAATCCGGGCGCACCATGGAAGCGCAAGCGCAGTTGGTCGCCGCGCGGCAACGCCATGGCAACGTGGAAATCAACCTGGCTGGCGAGGCCCTGCCTTGGTTCGAGCAGGACGATCAAGCGCTCGCATGGCTGCAACGCTTGTCGAGCGGCGCGCCCGTGAACAATCTGCCCAACGACTGGACGCAATTCCGCGGCGGACCTGCGAGGAACGAAGCAAGCCGGGGCGGCACGCCGCTCTTGGCCTATCGTTGGCGCGTGCCGACGGCGAATGACGATCCCGCCGTGGAACGCGCCGTCGAGCAAATGCATCGCACGTATCGCGACGAAAACCTGACGACGCTGCCGGGCTTGCACCCGTTGGCCGTGGGGAACACCGTCTTAATGCGTTCCGCGCGGAACCTGTTGGCCATTGATTTCGCTACCGGCAAACGTCTCTGGGAAGTGCCGACGGACAATCCGTTTGAGTCCCTGCCGAGCGGGACGTCGCGCGCGAGCGGCCAGGATTCCTCGCAAGCACTGTTTGAATTGCTGGAACGCCGGCTGTGGGACGACGCGATCTACGGCACCTTGAGTAGCGACGGCAAATTGGTGTTCGCGGTCGAACCGGTCGAAAACGATGGCAGCGCTTACACCGGCCGGATCGTATTCGGCGCAAATCCCCGGATGCAAGTGCAGTCGATGTTCGGCAACGGCCCGGTGCAGGCGAATCGTTTGACCGCTTTCGAAATCACCACCGGCAAGCTGAAATGGGAGATCGGCGGTCCCAAGGGGAATTATCCTTTGGAGCAAGCCGGCGCGTTCTTCCTGGGACCGCCCTTGCCGCTGTTTGGCCGCTTGTACGTGCTGGCCGAGATCGAAGGCGAGATGCGCCTGCTGGCCTTGGAAGCCGCGACCGGTGCACTCGCTTGGTCGCAACAGATCGCCGTCGGGGCGCAAGAATTCTTGAACGACCAGGTGCCGCATCTCTCCGGCGCAATGCCTTCCTATGCCGACGGCGTGTTGATTTGCCCGACGTCGGCGGGCACCGTCGTAGCGGTTGATTTGAGCACGCGTTCGTTGCTCTGGGGAGTGCATTATCCACGGCAGTTGGAACAGTGGATGTACGGCCAGACGCGCAACGCGCTGATTCAGATGAATCTGTTTCCCGGCGCGCGGGATGCGCAGGCGCAGCTGCGCTGGACCGACGCGACGGCAACGATTGCCGATGGCCGCGTGCTGTTGACCTGCCCGGATTCGGACAAGCTGGTGTGCCACGACCTGCTGACCGGCGCCAAACTGTGGGAAGCGCCGCAAGAGGACGGGCTTTACATCGCCTGCGTCGAGGACGGCCGCGTGTTGTTGGTCGGCGCGACGAAACTGCGATCGCTCGACCTGCAAGACGGCCGCGAACGCTGGGCCCCGCACGGCGTGAAGTTGCCGGAAGGCACTAGTCCCACCGGGCACGGGTTTCTCAGCGATCACATCTACTACTTGCCGACTTCGGCGGGCGAAGTGCTGGGAATTCGCGTGGCCGACGGAGAAACCGCCTCCGTGGCGCGGCCGATGTCATCGGTGCGCGGCGCGCGGGCGGAACGCAGTTCGCTCGGCAACTTGATCTGCCATCGGGGCTCGGTGCTCTCGCATAGCGTGGAACAGTTGGAGTGCTTCGATCAACTCGACAGCTTGTCCGAACGCACAGCGGCGATCCTGGCGGCCACGCCCGACGATCCGAAAGCGCTCATGCGGATGGGCGAGATTCAATTGCAGCGGCAGGACTACGCGGCGGCAGTCGCCTCGCTGCGCCGCGCCTGGGAATTGGACGCCGACGAAGCGACTCGCAAGTTGTTAATCGACGCCTATCTCACCGTGCTGGAACAAGACTTCGCCGCCTTGCGAGATCAGCTTCCGGCCGTGGAAGCCGTGGTGAAGGAACCGGCCGAGCGCGGCGCGTATCTCCGTTTGAAGGCCGACGGTTTAGAGTCGGTCGGCGACCGCGTCGCGGCGTTTGTTGCCTATCAAGAATTGGCGGACCTCAGCGACGCCTGGTCGGACAAAGAACTGGAACCGGTCAAGCCGCATTGGGAAGTCCGCCGCGAGCGTCTGGTGCGCGCACATTTGGAGCGATTGCATCAGTCGGCCGCCGAGGCTGGCGACGAGCCGGCCGTCAAACAGATGTTGAGCCTGGTCGACGAAGCCTGGCGTAAGAGCGAGGCGGTCGGCGATCGCGAAAGCGTGGAACGCTTTGTCGCCTTCTACGGCGGGTTCGCCACGGCCGAGGAAGCCCGCTTCCGGCTCGCGGAAGCCCGCGCCGCGGCAGGGGAATGGCTCGCGGCGGAACTGTTGCTGATGGATCTGGAACAAAGCCCGCGAGGGGAAATCGCCCGGCGCGCTTGGGCGCGGCATGCGCAATTGCTGGCCGATGCCGGACGTCCCGACGACGCGGCCACTTACTACGCCCGCCTGACCGGCGAATGGGCCGACGAGCTCTGCGGACCCGAAAGCACGGGCCGCCAATGTTTCGAGGCGCTGCCGGCCGAGCATGTGATTCGCACGCTATTGGACCAGCGTCCGAGCTTTCCCATGGGCGCCGTGAAGGTCGCGGAACAAGACCAGGAGTTCGATCCCAGCAACGCCCGCACGCCGGTGGATATCGAAGGTCAGCGCGGACCGTTCTTCCGTACTACGTCGCTGTTCGTCACGCATTCCACGCAACGCAGCACGGTCTCGGCCGATGACGGCCTGGGGAATAAAGTGTGGAGTCTGCCGCTGCAGGATCCCTCGCAATCCGAGTTGCCGATCATCGCCCCGAACGCTGGGCTGAGCCAAGGGCGCGTGCATGGGCACTTGGCCGTCGTCTCGTATGGCTATCATTTGTTTGCAATCGATCCGCTGGGGAGTCAAAAATCGAACGACCCGCGCGTCCTTTGGCGGGCGGACTTGAACGACGGCATGCCTGGCATGGGGCGCTCGCAAGGGATCATCCAGCAGCAGGCCACGCAACGCTTCGCTCCGCCCCGGTTCTACGCGGCGGATCAGTTCAATCGACGCATCGGCAACACGGCCTGCCTGGGCGAGATCGGCCTCGTATATCAGCGCGGCCGCGTGTTGTGCTGCGTGTCGCCGGTCACGGGTCAGTTGCAATGGACCCGCGACGACGTGCCGCCGGGTTCCGATTTGTTCGGCGACGGTGACGTGCTGTGCGTGATTCCGCCGGGACAAGACGCGCTCCTGTTGGACGCCGTCGACGGCCATGAGCTCGGCCGGCGCAAAGTCCCGCCGCAAGACCAGCGCGTGCAAACGTTGGGGCGCTGCCTATTGAGTTGGACCGATCTCGGCGCCAAGGGAGCGCTCCGCTTCCACGACCTGCTGGAAGATCGCGAGATCTGGTCGGAGGAGTTTCCCGTCCGCGCCAAGGCCTGGCTCGTGGACGGCGAGTCGATCGGCGTGTTCGCGCCGGAAGGGCGCTTCGTGTTGCTCAACATTGCCGACGGCAAGAAGCTGGTTGACGAAGCCCTCGACGAGGAGCGGAAAGTCAGCGACGTGTACGTGTTTCCGTCCCGCGACCAATACAACCTGCTGGTCACGCACACGGTGGACCGGCGGCGGCGCAGTCGGGTTTCGCCAGTTTCCGGCAGTTACAACAACCCGGCGGTGATCATTAACGGCAAACTGTACGGGTTCTCGCGCGCCACGGGCAAGAAACTCTGGGACAAGCCGTATCTGATCGAAGACCAAGGCATGCTGCTTAAGCAGCCTGTCGAGTTGCCGATCCTCGTCTTTTTGAGCCAGAACAACGAGGCCAATCGCCCGGGACGAAAACAAGGCAAATTGCTGTGTCTCGACAAACGGACGGGCCGCGTCGCGTATGAGGAGACGTTCAATGTCACCGGCAACGACTCCCTGGGCGGGATGCGTGTGACCGGCGACGTGGAGAAGCGAACGGTCATCGTCGCCACCACGGGCAAGACGGTCGAACTGGAATTCACCGACGCCCCGGCCGCGCCGGAACCCCCCGATGCGGCGGGCGACCTGCAGGCCAAGAAGTCGGGAACCGGGGCTGGATTCCTGTTTTCCGCTCTGAAGGCCCTCGGTCAGGCGTCTCAAGAACTAAGGGCTCCCTTGGACAGGGCGCAGATCGAACTGGTGGACGAGGCCGTAGAAGCGGCCTTCGACGAAGTTGACCCGGACGGCGACGTACCGCCGTTCGACGACGTGGAAGCAATTGAGGACGACCCCTTCGAGGAGGGGCCTGCGGAGGGAGCGGAGCCTAATTTAGAGGAAGCGGCCCCAAATTCGCCGCCGGAAGAGGCCCCTTAA
- a CDS encoding MoxR family ATPase has translation MTASFGAGDNAAIRRLGEARAKIMEQLSQVIVGQEAVIEELLISLFSRSHCLLEGVPGLAKTLLISTLARTLNLSFSRIQFTPDLMPADITGTEIIEENKSTGTRDFRFLEGPLFANVILADEINRTPPKTQAALLEAMQERQVTVGRVRHPMADPFFVLATQNPIEQEGTYPLPEAQQDRFMFKVYVRYPKFDEEFEIARRTTAVMTDSIEPVMSAEEIIALQRLVREVPVSDHVIRYTLSLVRQTRVGEAGVPDFVREQVSWGAGPRAVQFLILGAKARALLHGRTHASTEDIQALAKPVLRHRLVVNFAAESEGLTTDHVIDRLVKETPSKEDELTRDARFQQILAS, from the coding sequence ATGACCGCAAGTTTCGGTGCGGGCGACAATGCCGCCATTCGCCGGTTGGGCGAAGCCCGCGCGAAGATCATGGAGCAGCTCTCGCAAGTCATCGTCGGTCAGGAAGCGGTCATCGAGGAATTGCTGATCTCGCTGTTCAGCCGGAGCCACTGCCTGCTGGAAGGCGTGCCGGGCCTGGCCAAGACGCTGCTGATCAGCACGCTGGCGCGCACGCTGAACCTCTCGTTCAGCCGCATCCAGTTCACGCCCGACTTAATGCCGGCCGACATCACCGGCACCGAGATCATCGAAGAAAACAAATCGACCGGCACGCGCGATTTCCGGTTTCTGGAAGGGCCGCTGTTCGCCAACGTGATCCTGGCGGACGAAATCAACCGCACGCCTCCCAAAACGCAGGCCGCGCTCTTGGAAGCGATGCAGGAACGCCAGGTCACCGTCGGCCGCGTAAGGCATCCAATGGCCGACCCGTTCTTCGTGCTGGCGACGCAAAACCCGATTGAGCAGGAAGGCACGTATCCGCTGCCGGAAGCGCAGCAGGATCGCTTCATGTTCAAGGTCTACGTGAGGTATCCGAAGTTCGATGAGGAATTCGAAATCGCGCGGCGCACCACGGCCGTGATGACCGATTCGATCGAGCCGGTGATGAGCGCAGAAGAAATCATCGCTCTGCAGCGGCTGGTGCGCGAAGTGCCCGTCTCGGATCACGTGATTCGTTACACGCTGTCACTGGTAAGACAAACTCGCGTTGGCGAAGCGGGCGTGCCGGACTTTGTCCGCGAGCAAGTGAGCTGGGGCGCGGGACCGCGCGCGGTGCAATTCCTGATTCTCGGCGCGAAGGCCCGGGCGCTCTTGCATGGTCGCACGCACGCCTCGACGGAAGATATTCAGGCGCTGGCCAAACCGGTCTTGCGTCATCGGCTGGTCGTGAATTTCGCGGCCGAGAGCGAGGGATTGACCACGGATCACGTGATCGATCGCTTGGTGAAGGAAACTCCCTCCAAGGAAGATGAGCTGACGCGCGATGCACGCTTCCAGCAAATTCTTGCATCCTGA